In the genome of Bosea sp. BIWAKO-01, the window GATGACCGCCCCGCGCCGCAACCCATTCACCAGATCGGGCAGGATCTTGCGATGCTGTCGCTCGCGGAGATCGATCAACGCATTGAGGCGCTCAAGACGGAGATCGCGCGCCTGATGGAGATCAGGGCCAAGAAGGATGCCTCCCGCTCGGCTGCGGATGCCTTTTTCCGCAAGATAGGCTGAGGCAGGGGCTCGCGGCACGAATAGCTCAGGCTTCGTCGTGCCAGCCTTGCACAAGCTGACATTGACCCGGCCGACTGGCGCGGGAGGAGGGCGATTGTCGCGCAATCCTGCCGTTTCCTTGCGCAAATATGCCGGCGCCGCGGGGTTCTTAACCGCTCCTTAACGATTCCAAAGTATGAATCCGATCATCCAGTTTCTCTGGATGTCGAGTGGCTCCTGCCCACTCTGTTTGACGCCTCCCTGTTGACCTT includes:
- a CDS encoding DUF1192 domain-containing protein translates to MSIFSEDDRPAPQPIHQIGQDLAMLSLAEIDQRIEALKTEIARLMEIRAKKDASRSAADAFFRKIG